The Anaerolineales bacterium genome has a window encoding:
- a CDS encoding NADH-quinone oxidoreductase subunit A yields the protein MLRPWVFLGILLIVGLILPGVAIAANWILSPKKPNAIKQSIYECGVETVGETYVQLKGQYYVFALIFLVFDIEAVFLFPWAVAYDKLSLYMVLEGVLFIFILTAGLMYTWRKGALEWF from the coding sequence ATGCTCAGACCCTGGGTTTTCTTGGGTATCTTGTTGATCGTCGGTCTGATACTACCGGGTGTTGCCATCGCTGCCAACTGGATTCTCTCGCCGAAAAAACCCAACGCAATCAAGCAATCGATCTACGAATGCGGCGTCGAGACCGTGGGGGAAACGTACGTTCAACTTAAAGGTCAATACTACGTCTTCGCGCTCATTTTTTTGGTTTTCGACATCGAAGCCGTGTTTCTGTTTCCATGGGCGGTAGCTTACGACAAGCTGAGCCTGTACATGGTCCTAGAGGGGGTACTCTTTATCTTCATCCTTACTGCCGGGTTGATGTATACCTGGCGGAAAGGCGCTTTGGAGTGGTTCTAA
- a CDS encoding adenylate/guanylate cyclase domain-containing protein, whose amino-acid sequence MSTPTVRPSLGDHLLRISRKAEEIRNKLERYRETLQRARLDLPIGVLDQLRQISGTLMELQQEAEVHEQERRNLQALSEIGQVVNSSLDLQTVLNEVMDTIIRLTGAERAFLMMRDENSGEMETLVARNWERVSLDEEEIQISDTIVGQVVTSGDAVLTTNAQTDPRFDKMESIVSFSLRSILCVPLKVKGKLIGVIYADNRAREGLFKEKERKLLMDFANQAAVALENARLFDSVKRSLDEVSELKNLMEDVFNSIVSGVLTSDVEDAITLCNRAAENILATTREVLLGTSLRQQLESLSDDLSTKIEQVEKKDKRFRGLEVHTQIEDRGEVDLSLNLSPLKTAEDATRGVAIVLDDLTEKRRLEAQRRLFERMVSPAVIDQLDPDALQLGGHRAQITTFFADIRGFTAFSEKEKPETLMTVLNRYLAAAAEAILREEGTIDKFLGDAVMAWFNAPIPQKDHTLRAVRSAIALKSSVEGLHRELPEDGRLSFGIGIHAGEALLGLVGTQQRVEYTAIGDCVNTAKRLQENAAAGQILISRETAKAILKSIEVVELPPIVAEGKEKPIEVYEIVGVN is encoded by the coding sequence GTGAGTACGCCTACGGTTCGTCCCAGTCTTGGCGATCATTTATTGCGCATCAGCCGTAAAGCAGAAGAAATAAGGAACAAACTCGAGCGCTATCGGGAAACCCTGCAGCGCGCACGCCTCGATTTGCCGATCGGTGTGCTCGATCAATTGCGACAGATCAGCGGCACGCTGATGGAATTGCAGCAGGAAGCCGAGGTTCACGAACAAGAACGGCGCAACCTTCAGGCGCTTTCGGAAATCGGCCAGGTTGTCAATTCATCCTTGGATTTGCAGACCGTTTTGAACGAGGTGATGGATACCATCATCCGGCTCACCGGGGCAGAACGTGCTTTCTTGATGATGCGCGACGAGAACAGCGGGGAAATGGAAACGCTCGTGGCGCGGAATTGGGAACGGGTGTCGCTGGACGAAGAGGAGATCCAGATCAGCGATACGATCGTTGGACAAGTGGTGACCAGCGGCGATGCCGTGTTGACGACCAATGCGCAGACCGATCCGCGCTTCGACAAGATGGAAAGCATCGTTTCCTTTTCGCTGCGCTCGATCCTGTGTGTGCCTTTGAAGGTGAAGGGAAAACTCATTGGGGTCATCTACGCCGACAACCGCGCCCGGGAAGGGTTGTTCAAAGAAAAAGAGCGTAAACTCTTGATGGACTTCGCCAATCAGGCGGCGGTCGCCCTCGAAAATGCGCGCCTGTTCGATTCTGTGAAGCGCAGTCTGGATGAAGTGTCCGAATTGAAAAACTTGATGGAAGATGTGTTCAACTCCATCGTGAGCGGGGTGCTCACGTCCGATGTCGAGGACGCCATCACATTGTGCAACCGGGCCGCCGAGAATATCCTGGCCACGACCCGGGAGGTGCTTCTCGGAACCTCCTTGCGGCAGCAGTTGGAATCTCTTTCGGATGACCTTTCGACGAAAATTGAGCAGGTCGAGAAAAAGGATAAGCGCTTTCGCGGCCTGGAAGTTCATACGCAGATCGAAGATCGCGGGGAAGTGGATTTGAGTCTCAATCTCTCTCCCCTGAAGACGGCAGAGGACGCCACTCGCGGCGTGGCCATCGTCTTGGATGATCTGACCGAGAAACGCCGCCTGGAAGCACAGCGGCGCCTCTTCGAGCGTATGGTGTCGCCGGCGGTGATCGATCAACTCGACCCGGACGCCCTCCAGCTCGGCGGTCACCGGGCACAGATTACGACGTTTTTCGCCGACATCCGCGGTTTTACGGCGTTCAGCGAGAAGGAAAAGCCGGAAACGTTGATGACGGTGCTCAATCGTTATCTGGCGGCGGCCGCAGAAGCCATACTGCGGGAGGAGGGCACGATCGATAAATTCCTTGGTGATGCGGTGATGGCGTGGTTCAACGCACCGATACCTCAGAAGGATCACACCCTGCGTGCCGTACGTTCGGCGATCGCCTTGAAATCCTCCGTCGAAGGGTTGCATCGAGAACTCCCTGAGGATGGGCGGCTTTCGTTCGGGATCGGCATACATGCCGGTGAAGCTCTGCTCGGGCTTGTGGGAACGCAGCAGCGCGTGGAATACACGGCCATCGGCGATTGCGTCAACACGGCCAAGCGGCTGCAGGAAAACGCCGCAGCCGGACAGATCCTCATCAGCCGCGAGACGGCAAAGGCCATTCTCAAATCGATCGAGGTGGTCGAGCTCCCGCCTATCGTGGCCGAAGGGAAAGAAAAGCCGATCGAAGTTTACGAGATCGTCGGTGTGAATTAA
- a CDS encoding peptidoglycan bridge formation glycyltransferase FemA/FemB family protein — protein sequence MSPRCTSEEWETYLRAQPDAHLLQTPQWGSLKSVYGWEVARILGESCGAQVLFRRLPLGFTLAYVPKGPLGDWLPALLPELDSLCSQKRSIALKIEPDENIDPALQTKLHENGFLTSPHFIQPATTLVVDLRAEENEILARMHQKTRYNIRLASRKGVSARPWTDLDAFGRMMQATAQRDDFGVHVPSYYRRAYDLFHPSGACELFVAEHEGQPIAAIMVFARGSRAWYLYGASTDAHRSRMPTYLLQWQAIRWARQRGCTQYDLWGVPDEDQETLEANFMRRSDGLWGVYRFKRGFGGNLVHSIGAWDRPRIPWLYRLYHTWTSRRNG from the coding sequence GTGTCGCCCCGATGCACGTCCGAGGAATGGGAAACTTATCTCCGCGCTCAGCCAGACGCACATTTACTGCAAACGCCGCAGTGGGGTTCTCTGAAAAGTGTGTATGGCTGGGAAGTAGCACGCATCCTGGGAGAAAGCTGCGGCGCACAGGTCCTCTTCCGCCGCCTGCCGCTGGGCTTCACCCTGGCTTACGTGCCCAAAGGCCCGCTGGGCGATTGGCTGCCGGCGCTCCTTCCCGAATTGGATTCGTTGTGCAGCCAAAAACGCTCGATCGCACTTAAGATCGAGCCTGATGAAAATATCGATCCGGCGCTGCAAACCAAACTACATGAAAACGGGTTTCTTACCAGCCCGCATTTCATTCAACCGGCTACAACGCTCGTGGTCGACCTGCGCGCCGAGGAGAACGAGATTCTGGCTCGCATGCATCAGAAAACACGCTACAACATACGCCTGGCTTCCCGGAAGGGGGTCAGCGCCCGTCCGTGGACTGATCTGGATGCCTTCGGGCGCATGATGCAGGCGACTGCGCAGCGCGACGATTTCGGCGTTCATGTCCCCTCATACTACCGACGGGCATACGACCTTTTCCATCCATCCGGCGCCTGCGAGCTCTTCGTTGCAGAGCATGAAGGTCAACCGATTGCGGCGATCATGGTTTTCGCGCGCGGCAGTCGTGCCTGGTATCTCTACGGCGCGTCGACAGATGCACACCGCAGCCGCATGCCGACCTATCTTCTGCAGTGGCAGGCGATACGTTGGGCGCGCCAGCGTGGCTGCACGCAGTACGATCTTTGGGGCGTCCCCGATGAAGACCAGGAAACCCTGGAGGCCAATTTCATGCGTCGCAGCGACGGGCTGTGGGGCGTCTACCGCTTCAAGCGAGGCTTTGGAGGAAACCTGGTGCATTCCATCGGCGCCTGGGATCGCCCCCGCATCCCCTGGCTTTACCGGCTCTACCACACCTGGACGAGTAGACGCAACGGATGA
- a CDS encoding transglutaminase domain-containing protein, translated as MTVEVRSRPRFEFFTLILLIIMLSISAWSLLIANWADDLGLVATVVQLSLITGMALARSVFSGRTAAFFATFYGLFFTGWQITRTLDPSLTWRDKIVNVGERIGTFANVVANGQTNHDALMFVLIMAVLFWIIGVLAAWSLFRRGEVWGAIIPGGIVVFTNAYFYDGEAAVNAAVAAYWFIALLLIVRSEINRRSGTWHSMRARVPAETSFFVNRMGAFLALALILVAWVAPAYSKYDNLAEFWDGITKPLDTTRIRIGDAFGDLRGPVGVIPEYYAEVLNLAAGTEVEDLPVLQAFPGRFPQNNGRFYWRSRVYDRYENGNWSSTVTDVVAFDPTGGDIQFPDYTGRERIEVELQPVRDAMILLFLPSQPLWVNRGSQMDVVTSEGVVVDLASMIANEAIMRGETYRTVASVATPTGLELRNAGTDYPDWVSRNYLQVPDTITDRMIELANRITRGRSTPYDKAVAITTWLRENITYNRQTPAPPPEVEPLDWFLFDYRTGFCNYYASAEVIMLRSLGIPARLAAGYARGTYEVEQSAYLVTARDSHAWPEVFFPGIGWVEFEPTTSQDALDRPLQLPMDMMTDRDFLSPREFNQGGEIEPPLSGPGDQILIYADRWMPSRAIVYFLVILNILSLGLLFAVWLYVDPQSRVVARRAVFKGMSRAGFEDFDDRLDSRIETTPTGIIYRRWSKMLRRAGVPVRPTQTPNERAEHLAAVLPELSDPGRTIVKAYTQERFGNKTIATDPVRRAWRASWPLMLQAWLRRLIDTWLKKLRIVDRSKSRKE; from the coding sequence ATGACGGTAGAAGTGCGCTCGCGGCCTCGATTTGAATTCTTCACTTTAATCCTGCTTATCATCATGCTCAGTATATCTGCGTGGTCGCTGCTGATTGCGAATTGGGCGGATGATCTGGGACTCGTCGCCACGGTTGTCCAATTGTCGCTGATTACCGGAATGGCCCTGGCCCGCAGCGTTTTTTCCGGCAGGACGGCCGCTTTCTTCGCGACGTTCTACGGTTTGTTCTTCACCGGATGGCAGATAACGCGAACCCTCGATCCGAGTCTGACCTGGCGAGACAAGATCGTTAACGTTGGAGAGCGAATCGGTACGTTCGCCAATGTGGTTGCGAATGGACAAACGAATCACGATGCGTTGATGTTCGTTTTGATAATGGCGGTCTTGTTCTGGATTATCGGAGTGCTGGCCGCCTGGTCGTTATTTCGCCGGGGAGAAGTTTGGGGCGCGATCATTCCCGGGGGGATCGTCGTTTTCACAAACGCGTATTTCTATGATGGTGAAGCTGCGGTCAACGCTGCAGTAGCGGCATACTGGTTTATTGCGCTGCTGCTCATCGTCCGTTCCGAGATCAATCGGCGCAGCGGTACCTGGCATTCAATGCGCGCAAGGGTGCCGGCAGAAACCAGTTTCTTCGTCAATCGCATGGGAGCCTTTCTGGCTTTGGCGCTGATCCTTGTGGCGTGGGTTGCACCGGCCTATTCGAAATATGACAACCTGGCGGAATTCTGGGATGGCATTACGAAGCCACTGGATACGACGCGCATTCGCATCGGCGATGCGTTTGGCGACTTGCGCGGGCCGGTGGGTGTGATTCCTGAATACTATGCTGAAGTGCTGAATCTCGCTGCAGGTACGGAAGTGGAAGATCTGCCGGTTCTCCAGGCTTTTCCAGGACGTTTTCCGCAGAACAACGGACGTTTCTACTGGCGTTCACGCGTCTACGATCGATACGAGAATGGCAATTGGTCTTCCACGGTGACGGACGTCGTCGCCTTCGATCCGACGGGAGGGGACATCCAATTTCCAGACTACACCGGACGGGAGAGAATCGAGGTCGAACTTCAGCCGGTCCGGGATGCGATGATCCTGTTGTTCCTGCCCTCACAACCGCTCTGGGTCAACCGTGGTTCGCAGATGGACGTGGTTACCAGTGAAGGAGTTGTTGTCGATCTGGCCAGTATGATCGCCAATGAGGCGATCATGCGAGGGGAGACGTATCGCACAGTCGCGTCGGTCGCCACCCCGACCGGCCTCGAACTGCGAAACGCTGGGACGGATTATCCGGATTGGGTCAGCCGAAATTATTTACAGGTGCCCGATACGATCACGGATCGGATGATTGAGTTGGCGAATCGCATCACGCGAGGACGGAGTACGCCATACGATAAGGCCGTGGCGATTACGACATGGCTGCGTGAAAATATCACCTACAACCGTCAAACGCCAGCCCCGCCGCCCGAAGTCGAACCGCTGGATTGGTTCCTCTTTGATTATCGCACCGGATTCTGCAATTACTACGCCAGCGCAGAAGTGATCATGTTGCGGTCGTTGGGTATCCCGGCACGGCTGGCGGCCGGGTATGCACGCGGCACGTATGAAGTCGAGCAAAGCGCCTATCTTGTAACTGCGAGAGATTCGCACGCCTGGCCGGAAGTCTTCTTTCCAGGCATCGGCTGGGTGGAATTCGAACCGACGACCTCTCAGGATGCGCTTGATCGTCCCCTGCAGCTGCCGATGGACATGATGACGGATCGAGATTTTCTAAGTCCGAGAGAATTTAATCAGGGCGGGGAAATCGAACCACCACTTAGCGGGCCTGGGGATCAAATCTTGATTTACGCGGATCGCTGGATGCCTAGTCGAGCCATCGTGTATTTCTTGGTGATCCTCAACATCCTTTCACTCGGGCTGTTGTTTGCTGTATGGCTCTATGTCGATCCCCAATCGCGTGTCGTCGCGCGCCGGGCCGTGTTCAAGGGCATGAGTCGCGCAGGTTTCGAAGATTTCGATGATCGGCTTGATTCGCGAATCGAAACCACCCCCACGGGGATCATCTACCGCCGCTGGAGCAAAATGCTTCGACGCGCCGGCGTGCCGGTGCGCCCCACGCAGACACCCAACGAACGGGCGGAGCACCTTGCCGCTGTGTTGCCTGAATTGAGCGATCCGGGGCGGACGATCGTGAAGGCCTACACGCAGGAGCGTTTTGGGAACAAAACCATTGCGACGGATCCCGTCCGCCGTGCCTGGCGTGCTTCCTGGCCGCTGATGCTGCAGGCCTGGCTGCGCCGGCTCATCGATACCTGGCTCAAGAAATTAAGGATCGTTGACCGTTCGAAGTCCCGGAAAGAATAA
- a CDS encoding D-cysteine desulfhydrase family protein, translating to MNVPTLPRLKIAHLPTPIEPLPRLSASLDGPTLWIKRDDQTGLAFGGNKTRKLEYLVADAQAHGARTLITRGAAQSNHCRQTAAAAARFGFDCILILTGDPTEHWTANLLLDRLLNADIVWTEGAAPDEMLQQTFDAAWADGRRPYLIPYGGSNALGASAYATAMLEFLSQDVPVDRIVLASSSGGTQAGLLAGAKIADYQIRISGISVDPKAEPLKNTIADLATQICELLGKPHKIEPNDVEVWDDYLGAGYGVLGDLERHALIDFARMEGILLDPVYTGRAAGGMLDLIYSGEFSSDETILFWHTGGTPTLFAYDDLLD from the coding sequence ATGAATGTGCCAACCCTACCCCGCTTGAAGATCGCCCATTTGCCGACTCCAATAGAACCGCTGCCGCGCCTGAGCGCTTCCCTCGACGGCCCCACGTTGTGGATCAAACGCGACGATCAGACGGGGTTGGCGTTCGGAGGCAACAAGACTCGGAAACTCGAGTACCTCGTTGCCGACGCACAAGCCCACGGCGCTCGCACGCTGATCACTCGAGGCGCCGCGCAATCGAATCACTGCCGCCAAACAGCAGCCGCCGCAGCCCGTTTCGGCTTCGACTGCATCCTCATCCTCACCGGCGACCCCACCGAGCACTGGACCGCGAACTTGCTGCTGGATCGCCTGCTGAATGCGGATATCGTGTGGACCGAAGGCGCCGCCCCCGATGAGATGCTCCAACAGACTTTCGACGCGGCCTGGGCCGACGGCCGCCGCCCGTACCTCATCCCCTACGGCGGATCCAATGCACTCGGCGCAAGCGCCTACGCCACAGCGATGCTGGAATTCCTTTCACAAGATGTTCCCGTGGATCGCATCGTACTGGCATCCTCCTCCGGCGGCACGCAAGCCGGTTTGCTCGCCGGAGCTAAGATTGCCGATTACCAGATTCGAATCAGCGGTATCAGCGTCGACCCGAAAGCCGAGCCGTTGAAAAACACGATTGCGGATTTGGCGACGCAAATCTGTGAGCTGCTGGGAAAACCCCACAAGATCGAACCGAATGACGTGGAAGTTTGGGACGATTATCTTGGAGCGGGATACGGCGTTCTCGGTGACCTCGAACGCCATGCGCTGATAGACTTCGCCCGCATGGAAGGCATATTACTGGACCCCGTCTATACCGGCCGCGCTGCGGGCGGCATGTTGGATCTCATTTACAGCGGCGAATTCTCCAGCGATGAGACCATCTTGTTCTGGCACACCGGCGGCACGCCGACGCTCTTCGCCTACGACGATTTGCTGGATTAA
- a CDS encoding peptidoglycan bridge formation glycyltransferase FemA/FemB family protein: MPPESISDRTQWNAAVTALPSADLLQSWEWGDLKTKYGWEAHRLLWKDARGKPLAAAQILQRNLPLPGIGRRFSIFYCPRGPALQWSEAALRSQVLEDMERFTTDQKAVFLKIDPGFPLSYSDANTTETLVDNPAGRSVLASLEEQGWRPSVEQIQFRSTFLLDLSKTEDGLLAEMKQKTRYNIRLAGRRGVSVRQGDLNDFDLLYQMYAETSIRDGFAIRDPAYYREVWGSFIRAGLAQPFIAQVDETPVAAVIAYRYADTALYMYGMSREVYREKMPNYLLQWEAIRWAKEQGCSKYDFWGAPETLDTHDPLWGLYRFKSGFGAQYVRSLGAWDYVTRPLLYWLYTVLKPKALDLMRVRGVRKTKQSIED; the protein is encoded by the coding sequence ATGCCCCCGGAATCGATATCTGATCGAACCCAATGGAACGCAGCAGTTACTGCTCTTCCCAGCGCCGATTTACTGCAGTCCTGGGAATGGGGGGACTTAAAAACCAAATATGGATGGGAGGCGCATCGCCTGCTGTGGAAAGATGCGCGCGGAAAGCCACTCGCAGCAGCTCAAATCCTGCAGCGCAACCTGCCGCTTCCCGGCATCGGCAGGCGCTTCTCGATCTTCTATTGCCCCAGAGGACCCGCACTGCAGTGGTCCGAAGCTGCGCTGCGCTCGCAGGTACTCGAAGACATGGAACGTTTCACAACCGATCAGAAAGCCGTGTTTCTCAAGATCGATCCCGGTTTTCCACTTTCGTACAGCGATGCGAACACTACCGAAACGCTCGTAGATAATCCTGCAGGCAGGAGTGTTCTGGCATCACTTGAAGAGCAAGGTTGGCGCCCCTCCGTCGAACAAATCCAGTTCCGAAGCACATTTCTCCTCGATCTGTCCAAAACGGAAGACGGCTTACTTGCGGAAATGAAACAAAAGACCCGCTACAACATCCGCCTCGCCGGCCGCCGAGGGGTCTCCGTACGCCAGGGAGACCTCAACGATTTCGACCTGCTCTACCAGATGTACGCAGAGACCTCCATCCGGGATGGATTCGCCATTCGAGATCCGGCGTACTACCGCGAGGTTTGGGGAAGTTTCATCCGGGCCGGTTTGGCCCAGCCGTTCATCGCCCAGGTGGACGAAACGCCGGTGGCGGCGGTCATCGCATACCGCTACGCGGACACCGCGCTATACATGTACGGCATGTCTCGCGAAGTGTATCGCGAGAAAATGCCCAACTATCTGCTGCAGTGGGAAGCGATTCGCTGGGCGAAGGAACAAGGCTGTAGTAAATACGATTTCTGGGGCGCACCGGAAACGCTCGACACGCATGATCCGCTATGGGGCCTATACCGATTCAAATCGGGCTTCGGAGCGCAGTACGTGCGTTCACTGGGCGCCTGGGATTACGTCACGAGACCGTTGCTCTATTGGTTGTATACGGTATTGAAGCCGAAAGCACTCGATCTGATGCGCGTCCGCGGCGTGCGTAAGACAAAGCAGAGCATCGAGGATTGA